A region of Arabidopsis thaliana chromosome 5, partial sequence DNA encodes the following proteins:
- the PAP27 gene encoding purple acid phosphatase 27 (purple acid phosphatase 27 (PAP27); FUNCTIONS IN: protein serine/threonine phosphatase activity, acid phosphatase activity; INVOLVED IN: biological_process unknown; LOCATED IN: endomembrane system; EXPRESSED IN: 24 plant structures; EXPRESSED DURING: 15 growth stages; CONTAINS InterPro DOMAIN/s: Purple acid phosphatase, N-terminal (InterPro:IPR015914), Metallophosphoesterase (InterPro:IPR004843), Purple acid phosphatase-like, N-terminal (InterPro:IPR008963); BEST Arabidopsis thaliana protein match is: purple acid phosphatase 24 (TAIR:AT4G24890.1); Has 35333 Blast hits to 34131 proteins in 2444 species: Archae - 798; Bacteria - 22429; Metazoa - 974; Fungi - 991; Plants - 531; Viruses - 0; Other Eukaryotes - 9610 (source: NCBI BLink).), whose amino-acid sequence MARNFLLVLLWFIVQVSSSHENGRGDQALSQIDIYAINLAQHHSAFIHVSPLVLGSQGQDTEWVNVVISNPEPSSDDWVGVFSPAKFDSSSCAPTDDKEIAPFICSAPVKYMYAKSSPDYMKTGNAVLKFMLINQRADFSFALFTGGLSNPTLVSVSNHVSFINPKAPVYPRLALGKKWDEMTVTWTSGYNIGEAVPFVEWSRKGTRSRRSPAGTLTFTRNSMCGAPARTVGWRDPGFIHTASLKDLWPNLKYTYRMGHELMNGSIVWSKNFTFKSSPYPGQDSLQRVIIFGDMGKGERDGSNEYNDYQPGSLNTTDQLIKDLKNIDIVFHIGDITYANGYISQWDQFTAQVEPIASTVPYMVASGNHERDWPDSGSFYGGKDSGGECGVPAETMFDFPAENKAKFWYSADYGMFRFCVADTEHDWREGSEQYQFIERCLASVDRRAQPWLIFIAHRVLGYSTNDWYGQEGSFEEPMGRESLQKLWQKYKVDIAFYGHVHNYERTCPIYQNQCMDNEKSHYSGAFKGTIHVVVGGAGSHLSSFSSLKPKWSIFRDYDYGFVKLTAFDHSSLLFEYKKSSNGAVHDSFTIFREYRDVLACVRDSCEPTTLAS is encoded by the exons ATGGCTAGGAATTTCTTGTTAGTGCTTCTATGGTTCATCGTACAGGTGTCTTCAAGTCACGAAAATGGACGTGGAGATCAAGCACTGTCTCAAATTGATATATACGCCATAAATTTAGCTCAGCATCACTCTGCTTTTATTCACGTTTCCCCTCTTGTTCTTGGTTCCCAG GGTCAGGACACAGAATGGGTAAATGTTGTTATCTCAAATCCGGAGCCTTCTTCAGACGATTGGGTTGGAGTCTTCTCACCAGCAAAATTcga CTCATCTTCTTGTGCTCCAACAGATGACAAAGAGATAGCTCCTTTTATTTGCTCAGCTCCAGTCAAG TATATGTATGCCAAGTCCAGTCCTGACTATATGAAGACTGGGAATGCGGTTTTGAAGTTCATGCTTATAAACCAGAGAGCTGATTTCTCCTTTGCCCTCTTCACTGGGGGACTCTCAAAT CCAACACTTGTCTCGGTTTCAAATCATGTATCGTTTATCAATCCTAAAGCTCCTGTCTATCCACGTCTTGCTTTAGGGAAGAAATGGGACGAG ATGACCGTAACATGGACAAGTGGTTACAACATAGGTGAGGCTGTTCCGTTTGTGGAATGGAGTCGTAAGGGAACTCGAAGTAGACGATCGCCAGCTGGTACCTTGACTTTTACCAGGAACAGCATGTGTG GTGCTCCTGCTCGTACTGTTGGTTGGCGTGATCCAGGTTTCATCCACACTGCTTCATTGAAAGATCTTTGGCCAAACCTCAA GTACACATACAGGATGGGTCATGAGTTGATGAATGGATCAATAGTTTGGAGCAAGAATTTCACTTTCAAGTCCTCTCCTTATCCTGGACAAGACTCGTTACAACGGGTCATAATCTTCGGGGACATGGGGAAG GGAGAGCGGGATGGTTCAAACGAGTACAATGATTATCAGCCTGGTTCTCTCAACACCACTGATCAACTCATCAAGGACTTGAAGAACattgacattgttttccaCATTGGAGATATCACTTACGCAAATGGTTACATCTCGCAGTGGGATCAGTTCACAGCTCAAGTTGAACCTATTGCTTCTACTGTTCCATACATGGTCGCAAG TGGCAACCACGAGCGGGATTGGCCAGACTCTGGATCCTTCTATGGTGGTAAAGACTCTGGAGGGGAGTGTGGGGTTCCTGCGGAAACCATGTTTGATTTTCCTGCTGAGAACAAAGCTAAGTTCTGGTACTCTGCGGATTATGGAATGTTTCGGTTCTGTGTAGCGGACACTGAACATGATTGGAGAGAAGGGTCAGAGCAATACCAATTCATAGAGCGTTGTCTTGCCTCTGTAGACAGAAGGGCTCAGCCTTGGTTGATTTTTATTGCTCATCGTGTTCTCGGTTATTCAACAAACGATTGGTATGGTCAAGAAGGTTCCTTTGAAGAACCTATGGGAAGAGAGAGCTTGCAAAAGCTCTGGCAGAAGTATAAAGTAGACATCGCGTTCTACGGTCATGTTCATAACTATGAAAGAACATGCCCCATTTACCAGAACCAATGTATGGACAATGAGAAAAGTCACTACTCAGGAGCCTTCAAAGGAACTATACACGTGGTTGTTGGTGGTGCAGGAAGTCACTTGTCTTCGTTCAGCTCGCTGAAACCCAAGTGGAGTATCTTCAGAGACTATGATTACGGGTTTGTGAAGTTGACGGCTTTTGATCactcctctcttctcttcgaATACAAGAAAAGCAGCAATGGAGCTGTACATGACTCCTTCACTATCTTTAGAGAATACAGAGATGTCTTGGCTTGTGTTCGAGATAGCTGCGAGCCAACCACATTAGCTTCATGA
- the PAP27 gene encoding purple acid phosphatase 27, with the protein MLLSQIRSLLQTIGLESSHQQNSNDKEIAPFICSAPVKYMYAKSSPDYMKTGNAVLKFMLINQRADFSFALFTGGLSNPTLVSVSNHVSFINPKAPVYPRLALGKKWDEMTVTWTSGYNIGEAVPFVEWSRKGTRSRRSPAGTLTFTRNSMCGAPARTVGWRDPGFIHTASLKDLWPNLKYTYRMGHELMNGSIVWSKNFTFKSSPYPGQDSLQRVIIFGDMGKGERDGSNEYNDYQPGSLNTTDQLIKDLKNIDIVFHIGDITYANGYISQWDQFTAQVEPIASTVPYMVASGNHERDWPDSGSFYGGKDSGGECGVPAETMFDFPAENKAKFWYSADYGMFRFCVADTEHDWREGSEQYQFIERCLASVDRRAQPWLIFIAHRVLGYSTNDWYGQEGSFEEPMGRESLQKLWQKYKVDIAFYGHVHNYERTCPIYQNQCMDNEKSHYSGAFKGTIHVVVGGAGSHLSSFSSLKPKWSIFRDYDYGFVKLTAFDHSSLLFEYKKSSNGAVHDSFTIFREYRDVLACVRDSCEPTTLAS; encoded by the exons ATGTTGTTATCTCAAATCCGGAGCCTTCTTCAGACGATTGGGTTGGAGTCTTCTCACCAGCAAAATTcga ATGACAAAGAGATAGCTCCTTTTATTTGCTCAGCTCCAGTCAAG TATATGTATGCCAAGTCCAGTCCTGACTATATGAAGACTGGGAATGCGGTTTTGAAGTTCATGCTTATAAACCAGAGAGCTGATTTCTCCTTTGCCCTCTTCACTGGGGGACTCTCAAAT CCAACACTTGTCTCGGTTTCAAATCATGTATCGTTTATCAATCCTAAAGCTCCTGTCTATCCACGTCTTGCTTTAGGGAAGAAATGGGACGAG ATGACCGTAACATGGACAAGTGGTTACAACATAGGTGAGGCTGTTCCGTTTGTGGAATGGAGTCGTAAGGGAACTCGAAGTAGACGATCGCCAGCTGGTACCTTGACTTTTACCAGGAACAGCATGTGTG GTGCTCCTGCTCGTACTGTTGGTTGGCGTGATCCAGGTTTCATCCACACTGCTTCATTGAAAGATCTTTGGCCAAACCTCAA GTACACATACAGGATGGGTCATGAGTTGATGAATGGATCAATAGTTTGGAGCAAGAATTTCACTTTCAAGTCCTCTCCTTATCCTGGACAAGACTCGTTACAACGGGTCATAATCTTCGGGGACATGGGGAAG GGAGAGCGGGATGGTTCAAACGAGTACAATGATTATCAGCCTGGTTCTCTCAACACCACTGATCAACTCATCAAGGACTTGAAGAACattgacattgttttccaCATTGGAGATATCACTTACGCAAATGGTTACATCTCGCAGTGGGATCAGTTCACAGCTCAAGTTGAACCTATTGCTTCTACTGTTCCATACATGGTCGCAAG TGGCAACCACGAGCGGGATTGGCCAGACTCTGGATCCTTCTATGGTGGTAAAGACTCTGGAGGGGAGTGTGGGGTTCCTGCGGAAACCATGTTTGATTTTCCTGCTGAGAACAAAGCTAAGTTCTGGTACTCTGCGGATTATGGAATGTTTCGGTTCTGTGTAGCGGACACTGAACATGATTGGAGAGAAGGGTCAGAGCAATACCAATTCATAGAGCGTTGTCTTGCCTCTGTAGACAGAAGGGCTCAGCCTTGGTTGATTTTTATTGCTCATCGTGTTCTCGGTTATTCAACAAACGATTGGTATGGTCAAGAAGGTTCCTTTGAAGAACCTATGGGAAGAGAGAGCTTGCAAAAGCTCTGGCAGAAGTATAAAGTAGACATCGCGTTCTACGGTCATGTTCATAACTATGAAAGAACATGCCCCATTTACCAGAACCAATGTATGGACAATGAGAAAAGTCACTACTCAGGAGCCTTCAAAGGAACTATACACGTGGTTGTTGGTGGTGCAGGAAGTCACTTGTCTTCGTTCAGCTCGCTGAAACCCAAGTGGAGTATCTTCAGAGACTATGATTACGGGTTTGTGAAGTTGACGGCTTTTGATCactcctctcttctcttcgaATACAAGAAAAGCAGCAATGGAGCTGTACATGACTCCTTCACTATCTTTAGAGAATACAGAGATGTCTTGGCTTGTGTTCGAGATAGCTGCGAGCCAACCACATTAGCTTCATGA
- a CDS encoding ribonucleoside-diphosphate reductase subunit beta (unknown protein; Has 1807 Blast hits to 1807 proteins in 277 species: Archae - 0; Bacteria - 0; Metazoa - 736; Fungi - 347; Plants - 385; Viruses - 0; Other Eukaryotes - 339 (source: NCBI BLink).) produces the protein MSNSSDKTLEDEKVQQQQLESDDKISNTNQRTEPSQEWETMARAWVSAFPDAKAVVSAGEVETWIGTNLDSLPADLRHMPRSEIVDRLLSIQHYMRPTPSSDQNEQNVEADQQHPARFQRTDQWLPVYSWLESLDNGELVKSKDISEWLDANPEVKQELSSRHSRYHLTHYVKKCHLKILKRKEKKGLIRLSRATAMEVHKEFGEKHHATLSADPMSNIPKDSDLYRTKQKEAKRRFEILVELEKRLAPHFAKPRIGNR, from the exons atgtcgAATTCGAGTgacaaaaccctagaagatGAAAAGGTGCAGCAGCAGCAATTGGAATCGGATGACAAAATCTCAAACACGAACCAACGAACAGAGCCATCTCAGGAATGGGAGACAATGGCTCGAGCTTGGGTCTCCGCTTTCCCCGACGCCAAAGCCGTTGTAAGCGCCGGCGAAGTCGAGACTTGGATCGGCACCAACTTAGATTCCTTACCGGCGGATCTCCGTCACATGCCTCGCTCCGAGATTGTAGATCGTCTCCTCTCAATCCAACATTACATGAGACCAACACCATCATCTGATCAAAACGAG CAAAATGTGGAAGCAGATCAACAACATCCAGCTCGATTTCAGAGGACTGATCAATGGTTACCAGTGTATTCGTGGTTAGAGTCATTGGATAATGGAGAGTTGGTGAAATCTAAGGATATTTCTGAATGGCTTGATGCGAATCCTGAGGTTAAACAAGAACTTTCTTCTAGGCATTCTCGTTATCATTTGACTCATTATGTCAAGAAATGTCATCTCAAGATTCTTaaaaggaaggagaagaag GGATTAATCCGGCTGAGCAGAGCTACTGCAATGGAAGTTCACAAAGAGTTTGGCGAGAAACACCATGCTACGCTTTCGG CTGATCCCATGAGCAACATACCGAAAGACAGTGACCTCTACCgcacaaaacagaaagaagcTAAGCGCAGATTTGAGAT CTTGGTTGAGCTCGAGAAGAGACTGGCTCCGCATTTTGCAAAGCCTCGCATAGGAAACAGATGA